One segment of Triticum aestivum cultivar Chinese Spring chromosome 2A, IWGSC CS RefSeq v2.1, whole genome shotgun sequence DNA contains the following:
- the LOC123186195 gene encoding GDSL esterase/lipase EXL3: MLAMRRSCRTALVAAVVVVALAMAPPGVCEKKGPLVTAVIVFGDSIMDPGNNNGLHTVVKANHAPYGKDFANHEPTGRFSNGLIPTDFMAQGLNVKELLPPYLGVEHTREDLLTGVSFASGATGFDPLTPVIVNVISLEQQLAYFDEYRGKLVDIAGEEETRRIIDGALFVVCAGTDDIANTYYTTPLRSAHYDIPAYVDLLLVGVESLLRNVSARGAKRIGFVGLPPIGCVPSQRTMGGGPDRGCVPERNAAARLYNARAQELIRRLGEEDPAGFPTLVFIDIYTVIQDLVDNGARYGFSETTKGCCGTGTNEVAVLCDARFMPVCDDVSEHVFFDSYHPTQRAYKVIVDYIFDHYMQFLNL, from the exons AtgctggcgatgaggaggagctgcaggaCGGCCCTCGTcgcagcggtggtggtggtggccctGGCGATGGCGCCGCCGGGTGTGTGCGAGAAGAAGGGGCCGCTGGTGACGGCGGTGATCGTGTTCGGCGACTCCATCATGGACCCCGGCAACAACAACGGCCTCCACACGGTGGTGAAGGCGAACCACGCGCCCTACGGCAAGGACTTCGCCAACCACGAGCCCACCGGCCGCTTCTCCAACGGGCTCATACCCACCGACTTCATGG CCCAGGGCCTTAACGTGAAGGAACTACTTCCTCCGTACCTGGGCGTGGAGCACACCCGAGAGGACCTCCTCACCGGCGTCAGCTTCGCGTCCGGCGCCACCGGATTCGACCCTCTCACCCCCGTCATCGTG aacgtgatctCGCTGGAGCAGCAGCTGGCCTACTTCGACGAGTACCGCGGCAAGCTGGTGGACAtcgccggcgaggaggagacgCGGCGGATCATCGACGGCGCGCTGTTCGTGGTGTGCGCGGGCACGGACGACATCGCCAACACCTACTACACCACGCCGCTCCGGAGCGCCCACTACGACATCCCGGCCTACGTGGACCTGCTCCTCGTCGGCGTCGAGTCCTTGCTCCGCAACGTGAGCGCGCGGGGCGCCAAGCGGATCGGCTTCGTGGGGCTCCCGCCCATCGGGTGCGTGCCGTCGCAGCGGACCATGGGCGGCGGCCCGGACCGCGGCTGCGTGCCGGAGCGCAACGCCGCGGCGCGGCTCTACAACGCGAGGGCGCAGGAGCTGATCCGCCGGCTGGGCGAGGAGGACCCGGCCGGGTTCCCCACCCTCGTGTTCATCGACATCTACACCGTGATCCAGGACCTGGTGGACAACGGGGCGCGGTACGGGTTCAGCGAGACGACGAAGGGGTGCTGCGGCACCGGGACGAACGAGGTGGCCGTGCTGTGCGACGCCAGGTTCATGCCGGTGTGCGACGACGTGTCGGAGCATGTCTTCTTCGACAGCTACCACCCCACGCAGAGGGCCTACAAGGTCATCGTCGACTACATCTTCGACCACTACATGCAGTTCCTCAACCTCTGA